The Calothrix sp. PCC 7507 DNA segment GCGCTGGTCATCATGTTGCGAATAAAATCCAGCGTTTTATTTGGAGAACCTATAACTGAAAATAAATCTTTCAGTTTTTTGATATCGTAGTTGCCAAAAATATCTATAATTGACTTTGGTGGTGCATTAAACATGGGAATCATAGCACCTAGTGCCCGTTGCCAGTAGTCTGTAAACTCTGCATATTTTTTAGCATCACGTTCACTGTAGCGGGCAATTTCTGCACAAGTTTTATCTACTGATTTATGCCCTAAAAAATATTTGCCATCTGGGTGAGGACAAAAAACAACTGGATCGCACTCCAAATACTCTAATCCGTATTTTTCTAATTCCAATTCTTCAACAACTGGGCCAAGGTGAATAAATTCATGATCAATAGCACACAAGTTAAACTTAAATCCTGGGGCTTCTTGTGGCAAACATTCCTCAGTTGTTGCAGCCCCACCTGGCACAGAACGTTTTTCTAATAGCAGGACACTATAACCAGCTTTGAGTAAATAAGCAGCGCAAACTAGCCCATTATGCCCAGCACCGATAATCACAACATCATACTCTTGCATATTTGTAATTTGGCGATTAATTAACCTAATTTATAGTATTATAATAAACCAAAAATAATTACAAAATTAACAGTTAGAGATATAACCTTTGATCGCTCTAATATTAATCAAGAAATTACAATTCATTATGCAAGTATTTGCCTCATATTTGACTCTACCATAAGTACTAAATTATCATTTTCAACAGGCGTACAGCGGTTAAGTAGATGGACGTAAATAAATATATAATATAATCCTTGCGAAGGAGGAGACTTAAATCCAAGTTGTACTCTCGACAAGGCTCCATCAACGCTATGAATATACTCCGTCGAAATGGTCATGCTTCCATCACAACTGCTCCAAGATATCTCTGTCATAAGATTGACAAACTTCTTGTTCTTGTGAAATGAAACAGCCATCGCCTTTTTAAGGGGGGACTGGCAGGATTATTTAAGTGCCTAAAATCACAGCTAACCACTTTTTAAACAACATCTCAGCCAGTTCTCATATAAATGGCATATCTTAGTTAAATATAGCAAAATGGTAGTCATGCCATTTTGGATTTGAGATTTTTGTCTTTAGTATAGTTATAAATATTCGCACCTACTTACTGAATGCACAAACGTAGACTATATACCAAACTCAAATTTTTACTATTAAGTTGTCTGGTTGCAACTTTGATTATTGCTACCAAACACTTCAACATCCAGGAATTATTGCAGGCTGTAGTAATGTGGATCAACAGTCTTGGTACTTTTGGTCCGATCGCTTTCATAGTCATTTATAACTTAGCTACCTTGCTGTTTATACCAGGTTCTATTTTGACGTTAAAAGGTGGATGTCTTTTTGGTGTATTTTGGGGTTCTATCTATGTCATAATTGCAGCGATGATCGGTGCAACCTTGGCTTTTTTCATTGGACGCTATCTGTCTCGTGATTGGGTGTCTAAACAGATGGAAAAACATCCTAAATTCCAAGCAATTGACCAGGCGGTTGCTAAAGAGGGATGGAAAATTGTATTGCTAACTCGCCTCTCGCCTGTCTTTCCCTTTAACTTATTAAATTACGCTTTTGGTGTGACACAAGTCTCTCTTAAAGACTATATCTTAGGTTCTCTGGGGATTATTCCAGGTACTGTGATGTACGTTTACATTGGTTCTCTGGCTAGCAATTTAGCTATGATCAACACTAAGCATCAGCCAAGCACTCCCCAAACCCAAATTTGGGAATGGGTAATTCAAATAGTGGGATTGATTGCTACCATTGCTGTAACTTTATATGTAACAAGACTTGCTCAAAAAGCACTCAAACAAAGTGTAGCGATCGCTGACATCAACCATGATAAAAATAAACCCTAAAAAAATTAGTTATTTTGCTAACAAAATAAAAGCAGCCACTATAACATTGCTAATACTAAGTATTGCTTTTTTAGAGAACACAGAGATTGTTTTAGCGCAAGAATCTGCTAAGACTTTCCATCCCCAAACAATTTTGCTGAACGCCTTACAATGGATTGATAGTCTTGGTGCTGTCGGAGCTATAGCGTTTATTGGACTTTATATTATTGCTACTATCGCTTTCTTACCAGGCTCCATTCTCACATTAGGATCTGGTGTTGTATTCGGTGTAGTTTGGGGTTCTCTCTACGTATTTATTGGTGCAACTTTAGGTGCTACTGCTGCTTTTTTGGTGGGACGTTATTTAGCTAGGAATTGGGTAGCTAGTAAAATTGCAAGTAACAAAAAATTTGCCGCTATTGACCAAGCTGTTGGCAGAGAAGGATTAAAAATTGTCCTGTTAACGCGACTTTCGCCGATATTTCCTTTCAATTTATTAAACTACGCTTTTGGTATCACTGGAGTTACTTTTAAAGACTACTTTATCGGTTCCGTAGGCATGATTCCTGGAACTATTATGTACGTTTACATCGGTTCCCTTGCCGGCAATCTTGCCAGAATTGGGACTGAGGCACAACCCACTAACACGACAATACAATGGGTAATTCGCATCATTGGTTTGATTGCTACAATCGCCGTCACAGCTTTTGTCACCCGTCTGGCGCGCAAAGCTTTAGAAGAGGAAGTGACTGAAGTCTGAAGTCTGAAGTCTGAAGTAAGCTTTTACGCATTTAACTTGCACATCTACCAGTCAACAGTCAACAGCCAACAAAAAATGTCTAATTCAGAATTCGAGAGAGTCACAGTTCGCCCAGCGGATGAATATAATCAAAAATTGGTGTCCTATGTCCATCCACCAAATTGGGTTAATCCTCAACCTGCGGATATTTACGATTTGGTAGTGATTGGTGCTGGTACGGCGGGATTAGTGGTGGCGGCGGGTGCGGCGGGTCTGGACTTGGGTTTAAAAGTGGCGTTAATTGAAAAGCATCTCATGGGTGGAGATTGCTTAAATGTAGGTTGTGTCCCATCTAAAACTATCATTCGTTCGGCTCGTGTAGTCGGTGAACTGTGGGACGGTAAGGATTTGGGAATTAACATCCCCAAACTGATTGATGTTGATTTTTCTGCAGTCATGACTAGGATGCGGCGCATTAGAGCAGGTATTAGCCATCATGACTCAGCGGAACGCTTTTCATCTCTGGGAGTAGATGTCTTCTTGGGTAGCGGTAGGTTTGCGAGTAAAAATACTGTGGAAGTAGACGACAAAACCCTACGGTTTAAAAAAGCCGTCATTGCTACTGGCGCAAGAGCTGCAAGTCCGGCGATTCGTGGTATTGAAAAAGTAGGTTATCTGACTAATGAGTCAGTGTTTTCTCTGATCCAACGACCGGAAAGTTTGGCGGTAATTGGTGGTGGCCCTATAGGCTGTGAATTGGCGCAGGCTTTCCGGCGTTTGGGTTCTGAGGTAGTACTTTTTCATAGTGGCGCGCACATCCTGAATAAAGAAGATGCTGAAGCTGCGGAAATTATCCAAAAAGTCTTGATTAAGGAAGGAATTCGCCTGGTGCTGAATTCTAAATTAGAAGAGGTGGTGACTGTAACTGAGGGGAAGCGGCTTTATTTTTCCTCGAATGGTCATCGAGATTCTGTGACTGTAGATGAAATTTTGGTGGGTGCGGGACGTACGCCAAATGTAGAAGGTCTGAATTTAGAAGCAGTTGGAGTAAAATATGACCAGCAGCAAGGTGTGAAGGTAAATGATTACCTGCAAACTACAAATCCCAAGATTTATGCGGCTGGCGATATCTGCATGGATTGGAAATTTACCCATGCGGCTGATGCCGCTGCAAGGATTGTGATAAAAAATACGCTATTTTCTCCTTTCGGACTGGGACGCGCTAAACTCAGCAGCTTGGTGATGCCGTGGGTAACTTATACTGATCCTGAAGTGGCTCATGTGGGGATTTATGAACACCAAGCTCAGAAGTTAGGTGTGGAGATAAATACCATCAAGATTCCTTTTAGTAGTGTAGATCGAGCGATCGCTGATGGTGAAGAGTCAGGATTTCTCAAAATTCACCACAAAAAGGGGTCTGATGAAATTCTCGGTGCAACTATCGTCGCTAGTCATGCAGGGGAAATGATCTCAGAAGTGACTACGGCAATTGTCAATAAGCTAGGTTTGAGTAAGTTAAGTAGTGTTATACATCCTTATCCTACGCAAGCTGAAGCTATTAAAAAGGCAGCAGATGCTTATCGTCGCACGCTGCTGACACCGAATAATAAACGACTTTTAGGATTGCTCAAACGGCTTTCTTGACCCCATGTCAAAAGTTTTGTCAGTTCATAGAAAAGTATGGGGCGAATATAATTCGCTACTACACAAGCAAAGTCCGCCTCCGCAGACTAATGAAAAATCAGGATTTCCAGAACCTGCGGAGGCAGGTTTTGTCTGTATAGCCGCGATTTCTAATCGCCAAGATACTTTAAATCATAATTTTGCATGAAATATCAGGTTGGCGGTAGCCTCCGGAGTGACGATCCCACCTACATTATTCGTCAGGCAGATGAACAACTTTATGAAAGCCTGAAGGCTGGTGATTTTTGTTATGTCTTAAACTGCCGTCAGATGGGTAAGTCATCTCTACTACAGCGAACAAGCCATCGTTTAAAACAAGCAGGTTATGTTTGCTTATACCTGGATGTTACTCAATTGGGTAGCGAACAAATTACATCTGTACAGTGGTATAAAGGCATCATTATTAGCCTATTTTACAAATTAGATTTAGCACAACAAGTCAACATTCAAGAATGGTGGCAACAAGATGCAGAGCTTTCTCCTATACAAAGACTGCACCAGTTTGTAGAAGAGATATTATTATCAAGGGTAAAAACCGAACGCATTTTTATATTTATTGATGAAATTGATAGCTTGCTGAGTTTAAATTTCCCCGTTAACGATTTTTTTGCATGGATTCGTCATTGCTATAACTTACGCACACAAAACCCCGATTTCGAGCGCTTAGGATTTGCACTCTTTGGTGTAGCCAGCCCCTCCGACTTAATAGCTGACAAACGCCGCACACCTTTTAATATTGGCAAAGCGATTGAGTTATATGGATTTCAAGCACAAGAAGCTACACCGTTGCTAGTAGGGCTAAAGGAAGCAATTAGCCAACCAGAAGCAGTGCTGTTGCACATTATTAACTGGACAGGGGGACAGCCATTTCTTACCCAAAAACTCTGTCAGTTGGTTGTGCAAATTGCTAAGTCAAGGGCGACAGGTATAATTAACCTGACTCCAGGTACAGAGGCCACTTGGGTAGAACAGTTAGTGCGATCGCACATTATCCAAAATTGGCAATCCCAAGACGAACCCGAACACTTGCGGACGATATACGATCGCCTACTATTTAATCCACAACGCTCAGGGCGGCTATTAGGACTGTATCAAAAGATATTAATAGGGGATAGGGAACAGGGAACAGAATACTCAAATCTTCTCGTATCAACTGATGATAGTCGAGAGCAGACAGAACTTTTACTGTCTGGCTTAGTAGAGAAACGCAACGGCTATCTGAAAATTAAAAATCCGATCTATCGTCATGTTTTCGATGCAGAATGGGTGGTTAGACAGTTAGACAATCTCCGCCCATACTCCCAGTCCTTTAATGCTTGGGTAGCCTCAAATTATCAAGATAAATCGCGTTTATTGCGAGGACAAGCATTGAAAGATGCTCAAAAATGGGCACAGAACAAAAGTATTAGCGATTTGGATTATCAATTTTTAGCCGCTAGTCAAGAATGCGAGCAACAAGAAGTGCAAACAGCACTAGAAGCCGCCAGAACAAAAGAAGTAGAAGCACGGCTAGCACAAGAAAGAAAAACTGCTAAATTACAAAGATGCCTGCTAGCGTCAGTCAGTATTGCAGCGATTGTCTCTACTATCTTGAGTATCGGAATTTTCACCCTTTACCGTCAAGCCCTCACTAGCGAACATCAAGCCAGAATCAGCGAAATTCATGCATTAATATCATCTTCTGAAGGATTGTTGGCATCAAATCGCCGACTGGATGCGTTGATAGAAGCCATCAAAGCTCAACACAGACTGCAAAAGCTAGGTCAGGCAAAGGCAGATATTGAGCCGCAAGTGGAAAATGTATTGCAGCAAGCGGTTTATGCAGCAGATGAATATAACCGTTTTTCTGGTCATACAAGTGCTGTTTTAGCAGTAGATGTTAGTCCTGATAGTTCGCTGATTGCCTCGGCAAGTATGGATAAAACAATTAAGCTTTGGTGGCGGGATGGTACGCAAGCGGCCACTCTCCAAGGTCATCACGCAGCAGTCAGGGCAGTAGATTTTAGTTCTGATGGGCAAACGCTGGTTTCCGGAGGCGACGACGGCACTGTGAAACTCTGGAAGCGAGACGGCACTCTGCTGAAAACTCTTAAAGGTCACACATCTGGGGTTTGGTCAGTTGCAATGAGTCCAGACGATCGCTTTATTGCTTCTGTTAGTTTCGACAAAACGGTGAGAATCTGGCAGCGAGAAGGCACTTTGGTCAAAACGTTTCAAGGCTATAGAGTGGGGTTTTGGGGCGTCGCCTTTAGTCCTGATGGTCAAACCCTCGCTGCTGCAAGTTTCGACGGCACAATAAAACTATGGCAACGGGGCAGTACAAGCTGGCAAAATGCCAAGCCTCTACAAATTCTCCAAGGTCACAAAGGTTGGGTTACAGGGATCACCTTCAGCCCTGATGGTCAAACTATTGCTTCAGGGAGTGAAGACAAAACGGTGAAAATCTGGCAACGAGACGGAAATGGCAGCTACCGCCTCGATAAAACTCTTAAAGGTAACAGTGCTGGGGTTTGGGGAGTTGCCTTTAGTCCTGATGGTCAAACCGTTGCCGCCGCCAGTCTTGATAAAACAATTAAACTGTGGAATATTGATGGCACAGAATTGAGGACACTCAGAGGACATAGTGCCTCAGTTGTGGGCGTGAGTTTCAGCCCTGACGGCAGCTTTATTGCTTCGTGGGGTGGAGACAATATAGTTAGACTCTGGCAGACTCAGAACCATTTCCAGACGAGCGTTATTGCCCACAGTTCTGGCATTTGGTCAGTAACTATCACCGCCGATAGTTCAGCGATCGCTACAGCAGGTCACGAAAACACAGCCAAACTTTGGAGTCGTCAAGGTAAATTGCTCAAAACTGTGACTGAAGATGACAGCCTCATTTTTAAGGTTTCGTTCAGTGATGATGGCAATTTGATGGCGATCGCTGCCGATAATGATACCGTGAAACTCCGCCAGCGCGACGGTTCTCTAGTTGCTACTTACAAAGATCCTATTGGTAAACTCACATCAGCCATGTTGAGTCCCGATGGTCAAACCATCGCCATGTCAAATATTGAAAAAGCTGTGCAGATATGGCGGCGCGATCGGCCGCCACCGCAGATTCTTAGAGGACATCAAGCAGAAGTTTGGCAAGTCGTATTTAGCCCCGATAGTCGGCTGATTGCTTCAGCCAGTACCGATAGTACTGCAAAGGTGTGGACGCTAAATGGCAAGTTACTCAGCACTCTCAACGGTCATCTGGCAGCGGTATGGAAAGTTGCCTTTAGTCATGACAGTAAAATAGTAGCCTCTGGCAGCGCCGATTAGACCGTGAAGTTGTGGAGCGTAGATGGACGGTTGCTCAAAACTCTCAAAGGTCACACAGCTGCGGTTTGGGGAGTTGCATTTAGTCCTGATAGTAAAATGGTAGCCTCTGGCAGCGTAGATACTACCATCAAGCTTTGGCAACTCAATGGCAAAGAATTGACCACCTTGAGAGGACACACGGCAGCGATTAGGGCAATTGCCATCAGCCCCGACGGTAAAATTCTCGCTTCCGTGGGTGATGACAACACGCTCATCCTCTGGAATTTGCCGCATATTCTCAATCTCAATCCGCTAACTTATGGTTGCGCCTTTGTTCAAGATTACTTGAAAACTAATAAAACAATAGATCAGCGCGATCGCTCACTTTGCAATCAATAGACCTCTTGCATAAATGCTTAAATTGTCATGTTGAGCGGAGCGAAACATCTAGTGAGATTCTTCTCTCCACTGCGTTCCGTTCAGAATGACATTCCTGATTTTTTGACTTTTGCAAGCGGTCTAATAGATTTATTGACAAAATTAAGCAATATTTGGCAGAAAATACTGGATATGATAAGTTATTTAACGTATTATTTATGATTGCTCTATACTGTGCAAAAACCTAAAATCTCTCCTCCTGCTCCCTTGCCGTATTAATTATAAGTCTTTAGCAGGACACGATATGACATGGAACAACTCACTAGATGACTATCGACGAACTTATATACCTACTTAAAGCTAGCCTGCCGGAAAGTCTCACACCACTCCAAGAAATGTTGGTGCGTTATTCTTGGGAAGGAAAAACCTATGCAGATATATCACAAGAAACCAACTATGTTAAAGAATACCTCAGTCGTGCTGCTTCACAGTTGTGGTCTAGCTTAAGCAACTTCTGCGGAGAATCTGTGAATAAAAATAACTTGCGGCAATTCTTTGAGTCACGTCAACTCACAAAAGCTCAACAGCAATTAATTGAAGGCTTACGATGTTGCAGTGCTACTCCCTTGAGAGAATTCCCTGGCGCTCCACTTGCTTGCGACTCTAGACTATACATTGAGCGTTTTCCTATTGAGACACTTGCCTATGAAGAAGTCATAAAACCAGGTAGTATTATCCGCATCAAAGCACCTTGGAAAATGGGTAAAACTTCCTTAATGCTAAGAATATTAGCTCATGCTAAAGCCCAAAAATACCAAACTGTGATTGTTGACTTTCAGCAAGCAGAAAAAGCTATATTCTCTCACATTGATAGTTTTTTTCGCTGGTTTAGTATTAATGTCAGCTTGAAGTTGGAATTAGAACCTAAACTCAATGACTATTGGCATGAAGATGTAGGCAT contains these protein-coding regions:
- a CDS encoding TVP38/TMEM64 family protein — its product is MHKRRLYTKLKFLLLSCLVATLIIATKHFNIQELLQAVVMWINSLGTFGPIAFIVIYNLATLLFIPGSILTLKGGCLFGVFWGSIYVIIAAMIGATLAFFIGRYLSRDWVSKQMEKHPKFQAIDQAVAKEGWKIVLLTRLSPVFPFNLLNYAFGVTQVSLKDYILGSLGIIPGTVMYVYIGSLASNLAMINTKHQPSTPQTQIWEWVIQIVGLIATIAVTLYVTRLAQKALKQSVAIADINHDKNKP
- a CDS encoding TVP38/TMEM64 family protein, which codes for MIKINPKKISYFANKIKAATITLLILSIAFLENTEIVLAQESAKTFHPQTILLNALQWIDSLGAVGAIAFIGLYIIATIAFLPGSILTLGSGVVFGVVWGSLYVFIGATLGATAAFLVGRYLARNWVASKIASNKKFAAIDQAVGREGLKIVLLTRLSPIFPFNLLNYAFGITGVTFKDYFIGSVGMIPGTIMYVYIGSLAGNLARIGTEAQPTNTTIQWVIRIIGLIATIAVTAFVTRLARKALEEEVTEV
- a CDS encoding mercuric reductase; its protein translation is MSNSEFERVTVRPADEYNQKLVSYVHPPNWVNPQPADIYDLVVIGAGTAGLVVAAGAAGLDLGLKVALIEKHLMGGDCLNVGCVPSKTIIRSARVVGELWDGKDLGINIPKLIDVDFSAVMTRMRRIRAGISHHDSAERFSSLGVDVFLGSGRFASKNTVEVDDKTLRFKKAVIATGARAASPAIRGIEKVGYLTNESVFSLIQRPESLAVIGGGPIGCELAQAFRRLGSEVVLFHSGAHILNKEDAEAAEIIQKVLIKEGIRLVLNSKLEEVVTVTEGKRLYFSSNGHRDSVTVDEILVGAGRTPNVEGLNLEAVGVKYDQQQGVKVNDYLQTTNPKIYAAGDICMDWKFTHAADAAARIVIKNTLFSPFGLGRAKLSSLVMPWVTYTDPEVAHVGIYEHQAQKLGVEINTIKIPFSSVDRAIADGEESGFLKIHHKKGSDEILGATIVASHAGEMISEVTTAIVNKLGLSKLSSVIHPYPTQAEAIKKAADAYRRTLLTPNNKRLLGLLKRLS
- a CDS encoding AAA-like domain-containing protein yields the protein MKYQVGGSLRSDDPTYIIRQADEQLYESLKAGDFCYVLNCRQMGKSSLLQRTSHRLKQAGYVCLYLDVTQLGSEQITSVQWYKGIIISLFYKLDLAQQVNIQEWWQQDAELSPIQRLHQFVEEILLSRVKTERIFIFIDEIDSLLSLNFPVNDFFAWIRHCYNLRTQNPDFERLGFALFGVASPSDLIADKRRTPFNIGKAIELYGFQAQEATPLLVGLKEAISQPEAVLLHIINWTGGQPFLTQKLCQLVVQIAKSRATGIINLTPGTEATWVEQLVRSHIIQNWQSQDEPEHLRTIYDRLLFNPQRSGRLLGLYQKILIGDREQGTEYSNLLVSTDDSREQTELLLSGLVEKRNGYLKIKNPIYRHVFDAEWVVRQLDNLRPYSQSFNAWVASNYQDKSRLLRGQALKDAQKWAQNKSISDLDYQFLAASQECEQQEVQTALEAARTKEVEARLAQERKTAKLQRCLLASVSIAAIVSTILSIGIFTLYRQALTSEHQARISEIHALISSSEGLLASNRRLDALIEAIKAQHRLQKLGQAKADIEPQVENVLQQAVYAADEYNRFSGHTSAVLAVDVSPDSSLIASASMDKTIKLWWRDGTQAATLQGHHAAVRAVDFSSDGQTLVSGGDDGTVKLWKRDGTLLKTLKGHTSGVWSVAMSPDDRFIASVSFDKTVRIWQREGTLVKTFQGYRVGFWGVAFSPDGQTLAAASFDGTIKLWQRGSTSWQNAKPLQILQGHKGWVTGITFSPDGQTIASGSEDKTVKIWQRDGNGSYRLDKTLKGNSAGVWGVAFSPDGQTVAAASLDKTIKLWNIDGTELRTLRGHSASVVGVSFSPDGSFIASWGGDNIVRLWQTQNHFQTSVIAHSSGIWSVTITADSSAIATAGHENTAKLWSRQGKLLKTVTEDDSLIFKVSFSDDGNLMAIAADNDTVKLRQRDGSLVATYKDPIGKLTSAMLSPDGQTIAMSNIEKAVQIWRRDRPPPQILRGHQAEVWQVVFSPDSRLIASASTDSTAKVWTLNGKLLSTLNGHLAAVWKVAFSHDSKIVASGSAD
- a CDS encoding WD40 repeat domain-containing protein, which encodes MKLWSVDGRLLKTLKGHTAAVWGVAFSPDSKMVASGSVDTTIKLWQLNGKELTTLRGHTAAIRAIAISPDGKILASVGDDNTLILWNLPHILNLNPLTYGCAFVQDYLKTNKTIDQRDRSLCNQ